The DNA sequence TAAGCCACCAGAAGCGGAGTTAGGTGAGGATTCGATTGCTTGGATGCTAACACCGAATGGGGTGTTCTCCATAAAATCAGCTTGTTCTGCCCTTGCCTCCCCTGCTAGTTCTGAGAATGCGAGCCTTTTTACTCGGATATGGAAGTTGGAAGCCCCTCAAAGGCTTCGCAGTTTCTGCTGGTTGGTAGCCAATAATGCACTTCTTACGAATGAGGAGCGTGTTCGGAGAAATATAGCTCAGTCTGCTTTGTGCGGTGTTTGTGGCAGCAACTCAGAATCTTTGCTCCACGTCTTGCGGGACTGTCCAGTCGCATATAGAACATGGAAGAGCATTGATGACAGGTTGGATGCTGAGAATTTCTTCACCAAACCTCTTATCCCTTGGTTGATGAGAACTTATCTTTCCAATCTCCTTTCAAAGGGGTTCCGTGACCCCTCCTCTTTACTAGTACCTTAAACTTCCTGTGATTTCGAAGGAACACTTTTGTCTTTGACAATGATAGAGTCCCAGATGAAAGCAAGATTCATGAAATAGCCTGGTATATGGCACAGGACTATCACAAGGCGCATTCTGAGTCTATGCGATCTAGGAGAAGAGTGGGAACTTTTGCAGAGAAGCTCATTAAGTGGCAgccacctcctcctccttttaTCAAGCTGAATTCGGATGGCTCAGTTAGTAAGGATGACAGAGCAGCTTGTGGTGGTATCCTTAGAGACAGTAATGGTCAGTTCTTAGCTTGCTATAGTGCGAATTTGGGTGCATGCACTGTGACTGTAGCTGAGCTTTGGGGCATACTCTTCGGCCTTGAACTAATCATTAACTTGGGACATTCCCATGTTGAAATTGAGGTTGATTCAGCGGTAGCAGTGCAGCTATGTTCTCAGGATTTGAGTAACCTACATTCGGTAGAAACTCTTGTATCAGCAATAAAAATCAGGTGCAACAGACTCAGCAGCTGGACTCTTCACCATGAATTCAGGGAAACAAACTCTTGTATCGATAAATTGGCATCTTTTGGTCATAATTTAAGTTATGATTGTCATTTCTTTTTTCATTGCCATCTTATATTTCCTTACATTTCTTTACTGATGCTGTAAGAACGGTTCACTCTAGAATAATTTATGGTTAGTTTTCTCTTTTTTGGGCATTTAGCCcgttgttaataaaaaaaaatataaacccATTGAACAACTATGAAAAGATTCACCCATATCTTCAAGAATAGTATGAAAAACTCTactcaaaacttttatttttcaacctcaACATTAGCACCAAACCATCAACAACTGCAGCACCCTCAATATTGTTTAGGAACAAACAACTCATTATTAATATTGGATTTTGAGGAGAACCAATTAATGATTTTGGAAAGTTTGAGAACCAATTAATGATTTTGGAAAATTTTGTAACTTTCGAATGAAAAGTGAGATTTAGAGTAGAATTATTTTCGTAAAGAAAATTAATAACCTTCTCTAAAAATTTATGGAATCCTTCATGAACACACACTACCTAATGAGGAGGGTGCGATAAAATGTGTGGCGTGTTCATGTCACTTAAAAAAAGTTAGGGCCTTCATCATGATTTCATTTCAAGAATCTTTGAGTGAGAATTGTCGATGTCCGAAACCAGTTTAAACTTAAATTAGACTCGAGGCACAAAATTCCTTAATCCACTGAATTTAAATTTGCTGTTACTATTGTATGTGGAATGAAAAATTCCGCTACCTATTGTGTCACATCGGACAGGTAGAATTTCTTCACCTTTGGGCAAGGTAGTGAATCAATTCCTCCTATCACAGATTCACAGTAACTCaacttataattatttatatatttgtatCCAAccgtttaatttatatatatatatatatatatatatatatattaatttatttttaatatatattttatattttaacctctattaattttattctatacaaacatgtgatatttttttagatttattttgcaAGTGAGATACATGTTCTTTCTATTTCTACAAGCAAACTCTTTCGCATGGCAATGCTTTTTCATAAGTGAATAAGTGTCCTTAATAAAGATGCTTATTATCTACTCTTGATTCAACACACTTTCAGTATAGTGTTTAAATAGATACTCTAATTTTCTCTCGAATGATAGtaatcaatttttctttttcaaatgctTGAATTGTTTACTTCTTTTATCTTAGAATTTATTCTATGTTTTTAtgcttatcttttattttacatTACATAGGTCTTTTTTTAGAGATCTACACCCATTATATGACATAGAGTTACGTTCcgtataaaatttaagaatatgtCATTTCTACGAATAGCTCTTAATGTCGCATCTCTTTTGAAATCGGGACCTTTTATCATGACTTCTATTCGTTGAATGtcttaatttattattgtttgaATAGCATTTTCTATTGCAGTTTGAGCGATAAATAATGTTCTCTTTTGCGTACCTTGAATTCACAAGTATCTATATATGACCATAAAATTACTGAATCTCGTACATTGATAACAATgacaatgatattattaaaacTAACTTGAacataaataatatcttttaatattttacaaataTATTTACGTGAACCAATACATCCATTTTTATGTGAATTAATTTTAGATATAAGTTTTCCATTTAACTAATTTAGTAGTgatttacataatatatatagCTGATCTAGGTTAGGATTTTAGATATATCCCAAATCAGTCTGAATATTTTAGAGTCTAGCTATTTTAAAGTTTTGAATTCGACCTAAATTAactcgaaataaataaatttacaccGAATTGACCCAATacatagtatatatataattttgtaaattttgatATAACAAATAAATAGTCTTgcctttaaaaattgaatttaataaatattatataatatttatactaaaataatttgttttaaaataaaaataatactgtgcaatataaaaaatttaataaaagcaTAAGATATAACGTTTCTTATTAAATTTAGAGTGAATACCCCATCTGACCCCTGACAATTATTTCGAAAGGACAACGAAGTCTCCAAGAAAAAAAACACCCAATCTGATATTTTTTTGGGCTCCTGTGCAAAAAAAAACAGCCTAGATTTTTTTTGGCACAGAGACCTCGTCGTTGTCCTTTTGAGATAATTTTTAGGGGCTATTTTAggttttattcttaaatttttaatataaaatatatattttcactataaaatatgaaaaaaattttaagtatagcGATATATTGATGTTTAAATGATTTTTAtcgttaatattaattatatatattatatatatttttataattaagaagAACGGTTAAAAATTAAGGAAAAAGTTTGGAACTTGATCTTGAATACCCCTAGTGCTATATATTTAGTCGTGTGCTTACACTTTAGAAATGACGCGGTTGTGTGTGGGatcaaaaaaagagaaagagcattTTATTTATATGTACCAAACCCCGCGTAACTTGCGTTACACTTGGAAGTTGGAACCTtagtttaatttgttttataacaACGATAAAGTTTTGTTTTGTTATATATGCTCATTGACTCATTGTCTTCTAACTAGTAATTAACTACACAGCTTCCTTCTTCtttgtcttcctcttcttccttatCCAATTCTTAAACATGGTTGTAGCTACACTCTTGCTATTACTGCTTTTCATTGCAGCCATCATCAACATCTTCTTTAACATACCCACTAACAAGATTTCTGCGTGCCTTCAAATTTTGTTCCCCAAGAAGACCAAAACCAATACTACTGCTGAAGCTTCATCATCACCTTCTAGATCTTCAGCAGCATCTGCGTTGAGGAAAGAGGAGCTTAGGAAGGTGTTTTCGACTTTCGACAAGAACGGGGACGGGTTCATCACAGGGCAGGAGTTGAAGGAGTCACTGAGGAACATCAGAATGTTGATGACGGACACAGAGATTGATGACATTGTTGTCAAGTTTGATTCCAACGGGGACGGGTTGCTTGATTTCGAAGAGTTTTGCTTGCTAACGAGGGAATTGGGAGGTGAAGttgaacaagaggaagaagaggtgaaCTTGAAGGAGGCGTTTGATGTGTTTGACAAAGACAAAGATGGGTTAATATCAGTGGAGGAGCTTGCTTTGGTGCTAACTTCCTTGGGATTAAGGGAAGGGAAGAATATTCAAGAGTGCAGGGACATGATTAGGAAGGTTGATATGGATGGTGATGGCATGGTTAATTTTCATGAGTTCAAGAAAATGATGATCAATAACAATGGAGGAAACCGTTTCAATCCATCCATCTTTTCATAAAACCCTCATCACCGTGCAAATTCTGTATTCTCTATTGTATATTACTATTGTCACTCATTCATTTTGAAGTTTCTTTGATATCTATATGTTTGACTTATTATTATGACTACCTTATAAATTTTCAACTATTATTTCAAGAAGCAAGATGCCAAGATTTGTGATTTGATGCTTAGGTTAGGATTTTCCCTCCACCAtggttttaatttctttaataaaTAGAGGGATGTTAGACATTTTATAAAACATTTTAAAGCAGAAATATCCAGGTGTAAAGGGGACCAAAACTTGAAAGTTTGGCTTACAGAACACCCTAAGGCATGGGTACGAACAATGCTTCCTCAATCTCTCATTATGTGGGTGGGTTATTGCTTCCCTTTTTCCAGTTTCTTCTTCAAAGGGTGTCAACAAAAGCAAAAGTGCATATAATGATGAAAGTAATGCTGGCTTTCTGCATGGTCCAGGTCCACTCCTATGtgtcttttagtttttcttcccCCCTCTCTAAGATTTGGTATTTGTACCTCGTTTATGTCTTATACATATTTTTTGACTATTAAATGAAGTCTAAGATCTATTTTATGagttttatattgtgtttaatgatAAAAACTATATatcaatttaataaatataagagaTAAAATGAATACATACAACAttatttatcaatctttcattcTACTTTTTCAAGCAATGCAAACTAAAAGAGGAAAATCATGTCACAATAAACTTGGTTATGAAGTAAACAAATAAGAATGTATTTagtatttactttttaaaagcatatgatatattaaaattgtaacaaaatttagaattattttaagaaaaatatactTCTTATACTTGCTTTAAAGGAATACTCAATCCTAAATTCTTTCTTACTTTTATTAGTTCGGGTAAAAAAATAACCTTTTGCTTATTACTAAATCAATATTCCAATAAAGCTCTATGGTCAAATTTCaatattgtaaaatatttttcaagtATTTTACACTAAAGAGCATCACCCAAAATAATATCATAATAACGGACGAGTTATGAGTTATGACACTCCAAAAGAGGAACTACTGAACTAGTCCATGTCTTCTTTATCTTTTTGAGTAGTGCCCTCTGACGGAGAAAAAACCAGAGGAGGTGGAAGACAGACAGACCTGAAATCTTAACCGTGGGAAGAAGGAGACAAGCTTATATGTCAGCACAACAACCATTAGTCTCTTGCAAAGTTAAGAGTAAATTATAGCTGTTGCAAGAAGAAACTGCAGTAagttttctttaaaataaaacttaacagaactggtattataataaaatttaaagcaaAATTGCCCTTGAACTTAATAAGGGCCCAGAATCAAATCTTCGCCATTACATTCCATGTATAAACTTGCATAAACTAAGAAATCATACTTGATAAGAGAATTGATGAGCAATCTATATGCCCAGGAAAATATAGATAACTACACAGATACAACTCAGAGGATATAGTCACCACAATCCTGATCAGTCTGATGGAAGACCAGCCAAGAAATCAGCACACTGGTTGGACTCGTGACATTCCTGAATCCTGCAAAACAAGCAACCACTACTCCTCTCCTGCTACAGCACCCTTGATGATAACTCTAGCTTCATGGTTAACACCATTCACTTGATCCAGGGTTTCCAAATTTTAATACACCACTTCAGAAATGTGTATCTAATAAGACTATATCAAATACAATTTACTAAATGGGTACGGCCTAATATTTCGGCTGTATCAAAGCATCATCAAGTAGTTATAAATCTCACTATCCACCATTGATAAAGGTGGAGTGTAACAACTAACAACCATGCATTTGGCTTCTCATTCCTTCTTCCTGATTTATTTAAACTACAAAAGCAGCAGCGATAGAACAGGTTGTTGTGAGATGACTAGAACACGTCCGGATGGAAACGCCCAGGTATGGAACTGCTTTGTTCTGCTTGCTTTAAATGCATTGTCAATGCATAATTGTT is a window from the Arachis hypogaea cultivar Tifrunner chromosome 1, arahy.Tifrunner.gnm2.J5K5, whole genome shotgun sequence genome containing:
- the LOC112701746 gene encoding calmodulin-like protein 2 — its product is MVVATLLLLLLFIAAIINIFFNIPTNKISACLQILFPKKTKTNTTAEASSSPSRSSAASALRKEELRKVFSTFDKNGDGFITGQELKESLRNIRMLMTDTEIDDIVVKFDSNGDGLLDFEEFCLLTRELGGEVEQEEEEVNLKEAFDVFDKDKDGLISVEELALVLTSLGLREGKNIQECRDMIRKVDMDGDGMVNFHEFKKMMINNNGGNRFNPSIFS